From Lysobacter auxotrophicus, the proteins below share one genomic window:
- a CDS encoding RDD family protein, translating into MTDWYYHLPGQGRVGPLGADDVREAYRAGRVQRDTLAWHVGARDWLPLDRFFESLGLDAAVAPPPAAYAAPAVAADGLDDRASPYAPPRAALSEAGDYHVAAGEIVYAGFWKRLAALMIDALVVTVAYYVILVVAMIAFGIGMAGTFSSETSSPAGIAALLAVIYLTYPVVSGLYYVTLESSSTQATLGKMAVGIKVTDDTGRRLGRGRALGRWASHLLCYLTLYIGYFMAGFTDRKRGLHDMVASTLVVDRWAYTAQPDRQRRGLGTVALVLLVLGGLAAVAYVGVMFAIAVPAYQEYVRRAAGGG; encoded by the coding sequence ATGACGGACTGGTATTACCACCTGCCGGGGCAGGGTCGCGTCGGGCCGCTAGGCGCCGATGACGTGCGCGAGGCTTACCGCGCAGGACGCGTCCAGCGCGACACGCTGGCCTGGCACGTCGGCGCGCGCGACTGGCTGCCGCTGGACCGGTTCTTCGAATCACTCGGCCTCGACGCCGCCGTGGCTCCGCCGCCGGCCGCCTACGCCGCCCCTGCCGTCGCCGCCGATGGGTTGGACGACCGCGCCTCACCGTACGCGCCGCCGCGCGCCGCGCTGAGCGAAGCGGGCGATTACCACGTCGCCGCTGGCGAAATCGTCTACGCCGGCTTCTGGAAGCGCCTGGCGGCGCTGATGATCGACGCGCTGGTCGTGACCGTGGCCTATTACGTGATCCTGGTCGTGGCGATGATCGCCTTCGGCATCGGCATGGCCGGCACGTTCTCGTCGGAAACCTCGTCGCCTGCCGGCATCGCGGCGTTGCTGGCGGTGATCTACCTCACCTACCCCGTCGTCAGCGGCCTGTATTACGTGACCCTGGAGTCCTCCTCGACGCAGGCCACGCTGGGCAAGATGGCCGTGGGCATCAAGGTCACCGACGACACCGGGCGGCGCCTGGGCCGCGGCCGCGCGCTCGGTCGCTGGGCATCGCACCTGCTGTGCTACCTGACGCTCTACATCGGCTACTTCATGGCCGGCTTCACCGACCGCAAGCGCGGCCTGCACGACATGGTGGCCAGCACGCTCGTGGTCGACCGCTGGGCCTACACCGCCCAACCGGATCGCCAGCGGCGCGGCCTGGGTACGGTGGCGCTGGTGCTGCTGGTCCTGGGCGGTCTCGCGGCCGTGGCCTACGTCGGCGTGATGTTCGCCATCGCCGTCCCCGCGTATCAGGAGTACGTGCGCCGCGCGGCCGGCGGAGGCTGA
- a CDS encoding DUF494 family protein, whose protein sequence is MKESILDVLLYLFEHYFTDDADLVRDRDSLRSGPLFDELGKAGFSPAEINKAFEWLDALAQQRPSASTPRANGPVRVFFGPELDKLDVECRGFLLFLEQHGVLDADQRELVLDRAMALDQDEIDLDDLKWVVLMVLFNQPGSEAAYAWMETQMFEDEPEPVH, encoded by the coding sequence ATGAAAGAGAGCATCCTGGACGTCCTGCTGTACCTGTTCGAGCATTACTTCACCGACGACGCTGACCTCGTCCGCGACCGCGATTCACTCCGCAGCGGCCCCCTCTTCGACGAACTCGGGAAAGCCGGCTTCAGCCCGGCCGAGATCAACAAGGCCTTCGAATGGCTCGACGCGCTGGCCCAGCAACGGCCCAGTGCGAGCACCCCGCGCGCGAACGGTCCAGTGCGCGTGTTCTTCGGGCCGGAGCTCGACAAGCTCGACGTCGAATGCCGCGGGTTCCTGCTGTTCCTGGAGCAGCACGGCGTGCTCGATGCCGACCAGCGCGAGCTGGTGCTCGACCGCGCGATGGCCCTGGACCAGGACGAGATCGACCTGGACGACCTCAAATGGGTCGTGCTGATGGTGCTGTTCAACCAGCCGGGGTCGGAAGCGGCCTACGCCTGGATGGAAACGCAGATGTTCGAGGACGAGCCCGAGCCGGTGCACTGA
- the dprA gene encoding DNA-processing protein DprA: MTGPLDDDSTDPESLALLRLIAAGGSSAVRCALIERFGGAARVLAAGVAGWRDAGLPEDAVAALSAALSAAVAPPTAIAWLREPAHHLIGWHQDDYPPLLRKSPNPPLALFVAGDPSLLWQPSIAVVGSRGPTPGGRENARDFARAFVASGLVVGSGMAAGIDTAAHEATLDAGGRTIAVLGTGPDVPYPRGNTRLHARIVGAGAIVSEYLPGTGPVAFHFPSRNRILAGLSVATVVIEAAERSGALITARLASEAGREVFAVPGSIHNPLARGCHRLIRDGAGLVASAQEVIDAVSPQIAALAQDLQQQLGAPIQPAAAVGTDARSGSGVDDPDYQKLWRALGHYPTAMDQLVQRTGLTAAAVSSMLLLMELDGRVFSQHGRYFRSR; this comes from the coding sequence ATGACCGGCCCGCTCGACGACGATTCCACCGACCCCGAATCCCTCGCACTGCTGAGGCTGATCGCCGCCGGCGGCAGCAGCGCGGTGCGTTGTGCGCTGATCGAACGCTTCGGCGGGGCAGCGCGCGTCCTCGCCGCAGGCGTCGCGGGTTGGCGCGATGCCGGGCTGCCGGAGGACGCCGTTGCCGCACTCTCGGCCGCGCTCTCGGCCGCAGTCGCGCCGCCGACCGCGATCGCATGGCTGCGCGAACCGGCGCACCACCTCATCGGCTGGCATCAGGACGATTACCCGCCGCTCCTGCGCAAGTCGCCCAACCCACCGCTGGCGCTGTTCGTCGCCGGCGACCCTTCGCTGCTCTGGCAACCGTCCATCGCGGTGGTCGGCAGCCGCGGGCCGACGCCCGGCGGACGGGAAAACGCGCGCGACTTCGCCCGGGCGTTCGTCGCGTCCGGCCTCGTCGTCGGCAGCGGGATGGCCGCCGGCATCGACACCGCCGCCCACGAGGCGACGCTCGACGCGGGCGGGCGGACCATCGCCGTGTTGGGCACGGGGCCCGACGTGCCCTACCCGCGCGGGAACACCAGGCTCCACGCCCGCATCGTCGGAGCCGGCGCGATCGTCAGCGAATACCTGCCCGGCACCGGACCGGTGGCGTTCCATTTCCCCAGCCGAAACCGGATCCTCGCCGGGCTTTCGGTGGCGACGGTGGTCATCGAGGCAGCCGAGCGTTCGGGCGCCCTGATCACCGCGCGGCTCGCATCCGAGGCCGGTCGCGAGGTGTTCGCCGTCCCCGGCTCGATCCACAACCCGCTCGCCCGGGGCTGCCATCGCCTGATCCGCGACGGGGCCGGGCTGGTCGCCTCGGCGCAGGAGGTGATCGATGCCGTCTCCCCGCAGATCGCCGCGCTCGCACAGGACTTGCAGCAGCAGCTCGGCGCCCCCATCCAGCCCGCTGCGGCGGTCGGGACGGACGCCCGGAGCGGTTCAGGGGTCGATGACCCCGACTACCAGAAGTTGTGGCGCGCGCTGGGCCACTACCCAACCGCTATGGATCAACTGGTGCAGCGGACCGGATTGACGGCCGCGGCAGTGTCCTCCATGCTGCTGCTCATGGAGCTTGATGGCCGTGTTTTTTCGCAGCATGGCCGGTATTTCCGCAGTCGTTGA